The Fibrobacter sp. UWB5 genome has a window encoding:
- the rdgB gene encoding RdgB/HAM1 family non-canonical purine NTP pyrophosphatase → MKHLFVIATGNPGKIRDFAHILGTENKEFKTLKDIGFTDDIVEDGDSFEANAIIKSSSVAKWLCEKHIEASVLADDSGLEVFALNGEPGIYSARYCGYHGNDQANNDKLMQKLEGVKDRSARYFCALSYQKAAEVDGKWTVSEPKIYEGECRGQINFAPVGDMGFGYDPLFVPDGFDRTFAQMELAEKKGISHRGNAIRAMKADLEAKG, encoded by the coding sequence ATGAAGCATTTATTTGTTATCGCGACGGGAAATCCCGGGAAGATTAGGGACTTCGCCCACATTCTCGGAACCGAGAACAAGGAATTCAAGACGCTCAAGGACATCGGCTTTACAGACGATATCGTTGAAGACGGCGATTCGTTCGAAGCAAACGCGATCATTAAGTCGAGCTCGGTAGCCAAGTGGCTTTGCGAAAAGCATATCGAGGCAAGCGTTCTTGCCGACGATTCCGGCTTGGAAGTATTCGCTTTGAACGGCGAACCCGGCATTTACAGCGCCCGCTACTGCGGCTACCATGGCAACGACCAGGCGAACAACGACAAGCTCATGCAAAAGCTTGAAGGCGTCAAGGACCGCAGCGCCCGCTACTTCTGCGCACTCTCTTACCAGAAAGCCGCCGAAGTGGACGGCAAGTGGACTGTGAGCGAACCCAAGATTTATGAAGGCGAGTGCCGCGGACAAATCAACTTCGCGCCCGTTGGCGACATGGGATTCGGTTACGACCCGCTATTCGTTCCCGACGGATTTGACCGCACTTTCGCGCAGATGGAACTTGCAGAAAAGAAAGGCATCAGCCACCGCGGCAACGCCATTCGAGCCATGAAAGCGGATTTAGAAGCCAAGGGCTAG
- the mtgA gene encoding monofunctional biosynthetic peptidoglycan transglycosylase → MDKVKLYFGKVKDFFKWFVGTKFAKIAGFVLKWLYRTINFIIRQALLILIIYSAIFSVAASYALYRAFIYGYDIYDGVAQLKDAQPEMSKYMEALRDSNPNIEIKHTYVPLDSISPYLRKAVIASEDAGFYFHPGFDIRAIAEALDANQMAGKTKFGGSTITQQLAKNLFLSGERSFNRKFKELAYALLMEHELGKDRILELYLNYAQWGKDIFGCQEACRTYYKKNCAKLSVDQAINLAAMLASPGKHHPNMRESQFMAKRRAVIYQNMFPKKDSVLVDSLRQLMAPIPKDSSAKGAKASEKSMEKAPAKNLDKKPEKASEKNPSKTSEKSAKAPAKASTKKK, encoded by the coding sequence ATGGATAAAGTGAAGTTGTATTTCGGTAAGGTCAAGGACTTTTTTAAGTGGTTTGTTGGAACCAAGTTTGCGAAGATAGCTGGGTTTGTACTCAAGTGGCTTTACCGTACAATCAATTTCATTATCCGTCAGGCCTTGTTGATTCTGATTATCTATTCGGCCATTTTCTCGGTGGCAGCCTCTTACGCCTTGTACCGCGCCTTTATTTACGGCTACGATATTTACGATGGCGTGGCGCAACTCAAGGATGCCCAGCCTGAAATGAGCAAGTACATGGAGGCCCTGCGCGATTCGAACCCGAATATCGAAATCAAGCATACCTACGTACCACTCGATTCTATCAGCCCGTACCTGCGCAAGGCGGTCATTGCAAGCGAAGACGCCGGCTTCTACTTCCATCCGGGTTTTGACATTCGTGCCATTGCCGAAGCCTTGGACGCAAACCAGATGGCGGGGAAGACCAAGTTCGGTGGCTCCACGATTACGCAACAGCTCGCAAAGAACTTGTTCTTGAGTGGCGAACGCTCCTTCAACCGCAAGTTCAAGGAGCTTGCCTACGCGCTCTTGATGGAACATGAGCTTGGCAAGGACCGCATTCTGGAACTGTACCTGAATTACGCCCAGTGGGGCAAGGATATCTTTGGCTGCCAGGAAGCCTGCCGCACCTATTACAAGAAGAACTGCGCCAAGCTGAGCGTAGACCAGGCAATCAACCTGGCCGCCATGCTCGCAAGCCCGGGCAAGCATCACCCGAACATGCGCGAAAGCCAGTTCATGGCCAAGCGTCGCGCCGTGATTTACCAGAACATGTTCCCCAAGAAGGATAGCGTGCTGGTGGATTCCTTGCGCCAGCTGATGGCTCCGATTCCCAAGGACAGCTCCGCGAAGGGAGCGAAGGCATCGGAAAAATCTATGGAAAAGGCCCCAGCTAAAAACCTGGACAAAAAGCCCGAAAAGGCTTCGGAGAAAAATCCGTCGAAGACTTCTGAAAAGTCGGCGAAGGCTCCTGCGAAAGCCTCTACAAAAAAGAAATAA
- a CDS encoding argininosuccinate synthase, whose product MAKKESKKKVVLAYSGGLDTSIIIPWLKENYDCEVIAFAADLGQNDFPDAKALEDKALKTGASKCYVLDLKKEFLEDYVWPTVRAGAKYEGTYLLGTSFARPLIAKYQVKIAEKEGAYAVAHGATGKGNDQVRFELTYAALNPKLEIIAPWKDPKWTFHSREDAIDYAAAHKIPLNGISKKKIYSEDGNLWHLSHEGGVLEFPEQEHKYEFLKHTNTYEKAPNKADHVTITFDKGNPVAIDGKKMGAVELLEYLNKIGGKNACGLLDIVENRLVGLKSRGVYETPGGTLLYKAHECLQQLVLDKETLFEAQKMSMTYANLVYNGQWFTPLRQAMDAFFAEVNKVVTGDVTLKLYKGNIIPAGIKSPYSLYDMGLGGFTDVDMYDQKDATGFIRCYGLPLKTRALLLGNKTNVDFGKPVVLPKK is encoded by the coding sequence ATGGCTAAGAAAGAATCCAAGAAGAAGGTTGTCCTCGCTTATAGCGGTGGACTCGATACTTCCATCATCATCCCCTGGCTCAAGGAAAACTACGACTGCGAAGTGATCGCTTTCGCTGCCGACCTCGGTCAGAACGACTTCCCGGACGCTAAGGCCCTCGAAGACAAGGCTCTCAAGACTGGCGCTTCCAAGTGCTACGTTCTTGACCTCAAGAAGGAATTCCTTGAAGACTACGTTTGGCCGACCGTTCGCGCCGGTGCTAAGTACGAAGGAACCTACCTCCTGGGTACCTCTTTCGCCCGTCCGCTCATCGCCAAGTATCAGGTGAAGATTGCTGAAAAGGAAGGCGCCTACGCTGTTGCTCACGGTGCTACCGGTAAGGGTAACGACCAGGTCCGTTTCGAACTGACCTACGCCGCTCTCAACCCGAAGCTCGAAATCATCGCTCCGTGGAAGGACCCGAAGTGGACGTTCCATAGCCGCGAAGACGCTATCGACTACGCTGCCGCTCACAAGATTCCGCTGAACGGCATCAGCAAGAAGAAGATTTACTCTGAAGACGGTAACCTGTGGCACCTCTCTCACGAAGGTGGCGTTCTGGAATTCCCGGAACAGGAACACAAGTACGAATTCCTCAAGCACACCAACACGTACGAAAAGGCCCCGAACAAGGCCGATCACGTGACGATTACCTTCGATAAGGGTAATCCGGTGGCTATCGATGGCAAGAAGATGGGTGCTGTCGAACTCCTTGAATACCTGAACAAGATTGGCGGCAAGAACGCTTGCGGTCTCTTGGACATCGTTGAAAACCGCCTCGTCGGCCTGAAGAGCCGCGGCGTGTACGAAACTCCGGGTGGCACGCTTCTGTACAAGGCTCACGAATGCCTGCAGCAGCTCGTGCTCGACAAGGAAACTTTGTTCGAAGCCCAGAAGATGTCTATGACCTATGCCAACCTCGTGTACAATGGCCAGTGGTTCACTCCGCTCCGCCAGGCTATGGACGCCTTCTTCGCTGAAGTGAACAAGGTTGTTACCGGTGACGTGACCCTCAAGCTCTACAAGGGTAACATCATTCCGGCCGGCATCAAGAGCCCCTACAGCCTCTACGACATGGGCCTCGGCGGATTCACCGACGTTGACATGTACGACCAAAAGGACGCAACGGGCTTCATCCGCTGCTACGGCCTCCCGCTCAAGACGCGCGCCCTGTTGCTCGGCAACAAGACCAACGTCGACTTCGGCAAGCCGGTTGTTCTTCCGAAGAAGTAA
- a CDS encoding tetratricopeptide repeat protein: MNIRISAIALACLVGLSFSADPRMEQGARFEAKGDFEMALGEYRAVLAENPRDAAAYFAAAQVRMKMKDYSGALANYRLAYKFEPTMSAAYEGAAKVYEVLGQKAKADAERAKDPKNNPVVEAPIEAAAVAEPAPEPAKAEPAKVAEPKPEPKPVEVAKPEPAKVAEAPKSVEKPAEVAKAEPAKVDAASNDPFEKGKALYAEGKYKEAAPLWREVLRKQPGHAGAYFYAGLTRYQLGEMDKAEFNLKKGLEYKDEGNDANYFLALIAKNNKKQDQELKFLAAYMKKAAPSAKYRAAAEARIAEIKAEKDSKNQPAAAPATETVAKVETKAAEPAPAKAVEEAPVAEPKVADIADAPSGAPTIANANLLYSAGSIEAAVKMYKALLETELQPEERYFTMLQLGNAYRELRDFHSAVVRYREVVQQFPDSDWAAEAERALEDAVWLEKHASELPRRTR; this comes from the coding sequence ATGAATATCCGAATTTCTGCGATTGCATTGGCATGTTTGGTGGGTCTATCGTTCAGTGCTGACCCGCGAATGGAACAGGGCGCCCGTTTTGAGGCGAAAGGCGACTTTGAAATGGCTCTCGGCGAATACCGCGCCGTTCTGGCCGAAAATCCGCGTGATGCCGCCGCCTACTTTGCCGCCGCGCAAGTTCGCATGAAAATGAAGGATTACAGCGGGGCGCTTGCCAACTACCGCCTTGCTTATAAGTTTGAACCAACGATGAGCGCCGCTTACGAAGGTGCCGCCAAGGTTTATGAGGTTCTCGGTCAAAAGGCGAAGGCTGATGCCGAACGTGCCAAGGATCCGAAGAACAATCCGGTGGTAGAAGCCCCGATTGAAGCGGCTGCGGTTGCAGAACCAGCTCCGGAACCGGCCAAGGCTGAACCCGCCAAGGTCGCCGAACCCAAGCCGGAACCGAAGCCTGTGGAAGTGGCAAAGCCGGAACCTGCAAAGGTTGCCGAAGCTCCGAAGTCTGTCGAAAAACCGGCAGAAGTGGCCAAGGCAGAACCGGCGAAGGTTGATGCCGCCTCGAACGATCCGTTTGAAAAGGGCAAGGCTCTCTATGCCGAGGGCAAGTATAAGGAAGCCGCTCCCTTGTGGCGTGAAGTCTTGCGCAAGCAGCCTGGACACGCCGGTGCGTATTTCTACGCGGGTCTGACCCGTTACCAGCTCGGCGAAATGGACAAGGCTGAATTCAACTTGAAGAAGGGCCTTGAATACAAGGATGAAGGCAACGACGCCAACTACTTCCTCGCCTTGATTGCAAAGAACAACAAGAAACAGGATCAGGAACTCAAGTTCTTGGCCGCCTACATGAAGAAGGCTGCTCCCAGCGCCAAGTACCGTGCCGCTGCCGAAGCCCGCATTGCTGAAATCAAGGCCGAAAAGGATTCGAAGAACCAGCCAGCCGCTGCTCCGGCAACCGAAACGGTTGCAAAGGTTGAAACGAAGGCTGCCGAACCCGCTCCGGCAAAGGCTGTGGAAGAAGCTCCGGTTGCAGAACCGAAGGTGGCTGACATTGCGGACGCTCCGTCTGGTGCTCCGACGATTGCTAATGCAAACTTGCTCTATAGCGCCGGTAGCATTGAAGCGGCTGTCAAGATGTACAAGGCTTTGCTTGAAACTGAACTGCAGCCCGAAGAACGTTACTTCACCATGCTGCAGTTGGGCAATGCATACCGCGAACTCCGCGACTTCCATAGCGCCGTGGTGCGTTACCGCGAAGTGGTGCAGCAGTTCCCGGATTCTGACTGGGCTGCCGAAGCCGAACGTGCACTCGAAGATGCCGTGTGGCTTGAAAAGCACGCTTCCGAGCTCCCTCGCAGAACTAGATAG
- the murB gene encoding UDP-N-acetylmuramate dehydrogenase has protein sequence MQILENELMSKHTSFKVGGSAHYYVKAETIQDLQNALEMAREKGLPYFILGNGTNLLVSDKGFDGVVITFAGEFSAIEDLGNGAFKVGAATPLGRFARNVLKLGFASIHKLAGIPGTLGGAIYMNAGAYGQEIGTCCTQVTVLDSDGNIREISNADCAFGYRQSIFQKNKAIVLSATFQLQAASVESKTIADLEAELAECMAKRKASQPLNMPNAGSTFKRLEHGTADMPQQIAPGYYIEQAGLKGYRIGGAEVSTVHANFIVNAGGATASDIKQLSEYVQQKVAEKFGIELHREIILLGEF, from the coding sequence ATGCAGATTCTCGAAAACGAATTGATGAGCAAGCACACCTCCTTTAAAGTGGGTGGGTCCGCACACTATTACGTGAAGGCGGAAACCATACAAGACCTTCAAAACGCGCTGGAAATGGCCCGCGAAAAAGGTCTTCCCTACTTTATTTTAGGGAACGGAACGAATCTGCTTGTCTCGGACAAGGGTTTTGACGGCGTTGTCATCACGTTCGCCGGAGAATTTTCTGCCATCGAAGATTTAGGAAACGGAGCGTTCAAGGTCGGAGCGGCAACCCCTCTCGGCAGGTTCGCCCGCAATGTACTCAAGTTGGGTTTTGCAAGCATCCACAAGCTCGCCGGAATCCCCGGAACCTTGGGCGGAGCAATTTACATGAATGCGGGCGCCTACGGCCAAGAAATTGGAACCTGTTGCACGCAAGTCACCGTTCTTGACAGCGACGGAAACATTCGCGAAATTTCTAACGCCGACTGCGCCTTCGGGTATAGACAAAGTATTTTTCAGAAGAACAAGGCGATTGTTCTCTCGGCGACATTCCAGTTGCAAGCAGCAAGTGTTGAAAGCAAGACAATTGCCGACCTCGAAGCGGAACTTGCCGAATGCATGGCCAAGCGCAAGGCAAGCCAGCCGCTGAACATGCCGAACGCAGGCTCCACCTTCAAGCGCCTAGAGCATGGCACCGCCGACATGCCGCAACAAATCGCGCCGGGCTATTACATCGAGCAAGCAGGCCTCAAGGGCTACCGCATAGGCGGTGCCGAAGTCAGCACCGTGCATGCAAACTTTATCGTGAACGCAGGCGGCGCTACCGCAAGCGATATCAAGCAATTAAGCGAATACGTACAGCAAAAAGTCGCCGAGAAATTCGGCATTGAACTGCACCGCGAGATAATCTTGCTCGGAGAATTCTAG
- a CDS encoding toprim domain-containing protein, which produces MTNEELKQFKSAISITAVAQTLGVNVSHGKCHCFFPQRHAHGDRTPSVSISEERGTFRCWVCDDVRGDVISLVQIVKDCGFTESLNWLMEQYPFLVPASARKEMAKIAERAANAAGRPHAASSVARMPEMVRPVEPEEPPLVSEDDRKKIILSFLKRLSPVDNTPAGKWLARRRIYKPVWDKMLLRTISNYEEVNNSLKADFGEAVLKYVGLFNDKGHLRYYKHPLIFPYLDPQRRAFYFQSRAIDNTVVPKELNLRGTVPYPYNMVALDQKPGWVYLCEGVVDTLTFLGQRINAVGIPGVRSFKVEWLNLFRNKNVVLCLDHDEAGRSGMEYIGNLFTQAGIHNVILGEGMENLPTAMKEGEDINDWFGGKK; this is translated from the coding sequence ATGACTAACGAGGAACTGAAACAATTTAAGTCGGCGATTTCGATCACCGCCGTCGCGCAGACCCTGGGAGTAAATGTGTCCCATGGCAAGTGCCATTGTTTCTTTCCGCAGCGCCACGCCCATGGAGACCGCACGCCTTCGGTTTCAATTTCCGAAGAACGCGGGACTTTCCGTTGCTGGGTTTGCGACGATGTTCGCGGGGACGTGATTTCGTTGGTGCAGATTGTCAAGGATTGTGGCTTTACCGAATCGCTGAACTGGCTCATGGAACAGTACCCGTTCCTGGTGCCGGCCTCCGCCCGTAAAGAGATGGCGAAAATCGCGGAGCGCGCGGCCAATGCCGCTGGACGCCCGCATGCAGCTTCGTCCGTGGCTCGTATGCCCGAGATGGTCCGCCCGGTGGAACCCGAAGAGCCGCCCCTTGTATCCGAAGACGACCGCAAGAAAATCATCCTCTCGTTCCTCAAGCGTTTAAGCCCTGTTGACAATACGCCTGCAGGTAAGTGGCTCGCTCGCCGTCGCATCTACAAGCCCGTGTGGGACAAGATGCTTTTGCGCACCATTAGCAACTACGAAGAGGTGAACAACAGCCTCAAGGCGGACTTTGGCGAGGCGGTGCTGAAGTACGTGGGTCTCTTTAACGACAAAGGGCATTTGCGTTACTACAAGCATCCGTTGATTTTCCCGTATCTGGATCCGCAGCGCCGTGCGTTCTATTTCCAGTCTCGCGCGATTGACAATACGGTGGTGCCCAAGGAACTCAACTTGCGTGGCACGGTGCCGTACCCGTACAACATGGTGGCGCTGGACCAAAAACCGGGCTGGGTCTATTTGTGCGAAGGCGTGGTCGATACGCTCACCTTTTTAGGACAAAGGATCAATGCGGTCGGAATTCCGGGTGTCCGCAGCTTTAAAGTGGAGTGGTTGAATCTTTTTAGAAACAAAAATGTGGTACTTTGTCTGGATCACGATGAAGCGGGCCGCTCTGGTATGGAATATATCGGCAACTTGTTCACACAAGCGGGCATTCATAATGTAATTTTAGGCGAAGGAATGGAAAATTTGCCCACGGCCATGAAAGAAGGTGAAGACATCAATGATTGGTTCGGAGGAAAGAAGTAA
- a CDS encoding family 16 glycosylhydrolase: MKKRFVISSIVALSASFAFADPPANFSGWEKVFEDNFDGTSLDKKKWNPTYNWGPTHNHRAYCAEENVIVSDGTLKLKGEKKKHPDASGRTAKFNGKEIPVDYTSGAIDTKGHFEVKYGYIEGRFKAPSQKGTWPAFWTLQDGWPPEIDILEIPASRKQHHYYLHYTDPSWYSSHGSAWDHEASFGGHKDDDVDRSAGFHNYGVEWDEGTLSFYFDDKRFASYNRPTEIKQLAAQYIIVNLAIGGWAGDDIDITTDKPAYFEADWVRVWQAKPAKPDTVRIFSMNFGTCMVRTSEDKLALGDCNGDNAVATITPLSSTTYRINFGDLSIDTPNESTDAGITMGLYKWNGGGHQKVVMEKQSGYEGSVVRMKMQHSNMYLRATTDGERVVQSWADDWEWNQMWRLLGKDDVVPSKDTTKKDTSVTDTGKTALPNLGNFANVYGTSVHYADGQLFVELASAFKNGANVLILDLQGREILRQRAEHSAILDVQSLAPGVYHVVVRNKNRTDIRRFKK; this comes from the coding sequence ATGAAAAAACGTTTTGTAATCTCGAGTATTGTGGCTTTGTCGGCGTCGTTCGCGTTCGCCGACCCGCCGGCGAATTTTAGCGGTTGGGAAAAAGTGTTCGAAGACAACTTCGACGGCACAAGCCTCGACAAGAAAAAGTGGAACCCCACATACAACTGGGGACCGACGCACAACCACCGCGCCTACTGCGCCGAAGAGAACGTCATCGTCTCCGATGGTACGCTCAAACTTAAAGGCGAAAAGAAAAAGCACCCCGATGCTAGCGGCAGAACGGCCAAGTTCAACGGTAAAGAAATCCCGGTTGACTACACATCGGGTGCCATCGATACCAAGGGCCATTTTGAAGTCAAGTACGGTTACATTGAAGGCCGTTTCAAGGCCCCGTCGCAAAAGGGAACCTGGCCTGCGTTCTGGACGCTGCAAGATGGCTGGCCTCCCGAAATCGACATCTTGGAAATTCCTGCTTCGCGCAAACAGCACCATTACTACTTGCATTACACCGACCCCAGCTGGTACAGCAGCCATGGCTCGGCTTGGGACCACGAAGCCTCTTTCGGCGGCCACAAGGATGACGACGTGGACCGTTCCGCAGGATTCCACAACTATGGCGTGGAATGGGACGAAGGCACACTCAGCTTCTACTTTGACGACAAGCGGTTCGCAAGTTACAACCGCCCGACCGAAATCAAGCAGCTTGCGGCACAGTACATCATCGTGAACCTGGCCATTGGTGGCTGGGCTGGAGATGACATTGATATCACGACCGATAAGCCTGCCTACTTTGAGGCAGACTGGGTGCGTGTGTGGCAGGCCAAGCCCGCAAAGCCTGATACGGTACGCATCTTCTCGATGAATTTTGGAACTTGCATGGTGCGGACTTCCGAAGACAAACTTGCGTTGGGTGACTGCAATGGCGACAATGCCGTCGCTACAATCACGCCGCTTTCTTCGACTACTTACCGCATCAACTTTGGCGACTTGTCCATTGACACTCCGAACGAGTCGACTGATGCCGGCATTACAATGGGCTTGTACAAGTGGAACGGTGGCGGACACCAGAAGGTCGTGATGGAAAAACAGTCCGGCTACGAAGGCTCCGTGGTGCGCATGAAGATGCAGCACAGTAACATGTACCTGCGTGCAACCACGGATGGCGAACGCGTGGTGCAGAGCTGGGCCGATGACTGGGAATGGAACCAGATGTGGCGCCTGCTCGGCAAGGACGATGTTGTTCCCTCGAAGGATACGACGAAGAAAGATACGTCTGTAACTGACACCGGCAAGACTGCGCTCCCGAATCTAGGCAATTTCGCAAACGTGTACGGAACCTCGGTGCATTACGCCGACGGCCAGTTGTTTGTAGAACTGGCAAGTGCCTTCAAGAATGGCGCGAATGTGCTAATCCTTGATTTGCAAGGCCGCGAAATCTTGCGCCAGCGTGCGGAACATTCCGCAATTCTCGATGTGCAGTCGCTTGCTCCGGGAGTGTACCACGTGGTGGTGCGAAATAAAAACCGCACGGATATCCGGCGGTTCAAAAAATAA
- a CDS encoding DUF3078 domain-containing protein: MKMKSLIKACAFACAFAAPAMAEGGMFEGALPENWTADVVAAVRYNWYNFSNWQKDGTSNYTWLVTYDADVQGKWKVANWRNLIDIDLGQTWTKGVGKRKSNDRLFWESMLDFNMTEVLKPYIGNRFETQFMAGYEYSEDEDGNEVKKAISSFMDPAYETQLAGLAYVPNDNFSQRIGFANRMTISNGYGYADDKDTEKFEKFRDEPGLESITEAKYAFSDIVSFKTRLWAFCNFEGVEKIDGLWENLLSVMIAPLVELQVGFDMAYDWDLDEDTQYKSMVLFGLTWRWF; encoded by the coding sequence ATGAAGATGAAATCACTTATCAAGGCTTGCGCATTTGCTTGCGCTTTCGCCGCTCCTGCAATGGCTGAAGGTGGCATGTTCGAAGGGGCTCTCCCCGAAAACTGGACTGCCGACGTTGTCGCAGCTGTTCGTTATAACTGGTACAACTTCAGCAACTGGCAGAAGGACGGTACCTCCAACTACACTTGGCTCGTGACCTACGATGCCGACGTGCAGGGTAAGTGGAAGGTCGCTAACTGGCGTAACCTCATCGACATCGACCTCGGTCAGACATGGACTAAGGGCGTGGGTAAGCGCAAGTCCAACGACCGTCTCTTCTGGGAATCTATGCTCGACTTCAACATGACCGAAGTCCTGAAGCCCTATATCGGTAACCGCTTTGAAACTCAGTTCATGGCCGGCTACGAATACAGCGAAGACGAAGATGGCAACGAAGTCAAGAAGGCAATTTCCAGCTTCATGGATCCGGCCTACGAAACTCAGCTTGCCGGTCTTGCTTACGTTCCGAACGACAACTTCTCTCAGCGTATCGGTTTTGCTAACCGCATGACCATTTCTAACGGTTACGGTTACGCCGACGACAAGGATACCGAAAAGTTCGAAAAGTTCCGTGACGAACCCGGTCTCGAATCTATCACCGAAGCCAAGTATGCCTTCTCTGACATCGTGAGCTTCAAGACCCGTCTGTGGGCCTTCTGCAACTTCGAAGGTGTCGAAAAGATTGACGGCCTTTGGGAAAACCTGCTCTCCGTGATGATTGCACCGCTCGTTGAACTCCAGGTTGGCTTCGATATGGCCTACGACTGGGATCTCGACGAAGATACGCAGTACAAGAGCATGGTGCTCTTCGGCCTGACCTGGCGCTGGTTTTAA
- a CDS encoding VanZ family protein, whose translation MFESVFDKYPFFRAVPCVLCMAIIFKLSSLTTEQLQDFPHVWDKLAHFCEYATLAGCYAMLWTRNEWSKRQWLRVLVVGVLALAYGCTDEYHQSFVEGRDSSVLDLVADLTGGLMGGVVYAIVTRILNRYDPVSEKQSSVEN comes from the coding sequence ATGTTTGAAAGCGTGTTTGACAAATACCCCTTCTTTAGAGCCGTTCCCTGCGTGCTCTGCATGGCTATCATCTTTAAACTGTCTTCGCTCACGACGGAACAGCTTCAAGATTTCCCGCATGTTTGGGATAAGCTGGCTCACTTTTGCGAATACGCGACGCTTGCCGGCTGCTATGCCATGCTCTGGACCCGTAACGAATGGTCCAAGCGCCAGTGGCTGCGTGTGCTGGTGGTGGGAGTTCTCGCGCTTGCTTATGGTTGCACCGACGAATACCACCAGAGCTTTGTCGAGGGCCGCGACAGCAGCGTGCTCGATTTGGTTGCTGACTTGACCGGTGGCCTGATGGGTGGCGTTGTTTACGCCATTGTTACGCGAATCTTGAATCGCTACGACCCGGTGTCCGAAAAACAGTCTTCCGTAGAAAACTAG
- a CDS encoding class I SAM-dependent rRNA methyltransferase produces MKAITLKAGREKSALRYHPWIFSGAVDEVIGDPELGDTVEVYSYKSDFLGLAAYSPKSQIRGRFWTFGEKANIDREFFSDLLDRAIAARKSRGFDIEDKDSAFRLINAENDGIPGCIIDKYADIYSVEILAAGAEVHRKDIYELLAEKTHCRGIYERCDSDVRKKEGLQLRTGCVYGEVPDEPVIINENGILFPIDVKNGHKTGYYLDQRDARRRIGELSKGKKVLNCFCYTGGFGLYALRGGCEKVYQVDVSKDALKLAKEGIMRNKLSTAHATHVEADVFQYLRKCRDKAETFDLIVLDPPKFVESKDNLQKGARGYKDINLLAMKLLAEGGMLATFSCSGLMEMDLFQKIIADAAADAHRRVQIIERFGQPADHPVNTAFPEGQYLKGLLVQVV; encoded by the coding sequence ATGAAAGCAATTACCTTGAAAGCCGGACGCGAAAAGTCCGCACTGCGTTACCACCCCTGGATTTTTAGCGGAGCCGTTGACGAAGTTATCGGCGACCCGGAACTTGGCGACACCGTTGAAGTTTACAGCTACAAGAGCGATTTTCTGGGTCTTGCGGCGTACTCGCCCAAGTCCCAGATCCGCGGGCGTTTCTGGACATTCGGCGAAAAGGCTAACATTGACCGCGAATTCTTTAGCGACTTGCTCGACCGCGCCATTGCCGCGCGCAAGAGCCGCGGTTTCGACATCGAAGACAAGGACAGCGCTTTCCGCCTGATTAACGCCGAGAACGACGGCATTCCAGGCTGCATTATCGACAAGTACGCCGACATTTATTCCGTGGAAATCTTGGCCGCCGGCGCCGAAGTCCACCGCAAAGACATTTACGAACTGCTCGCCGAAAAGACGCACTGCCGCGGCATCTACGAACGCTGCGATTCTGACGTGCGCAAAAAAGAAGGCCTGCAGCTGCGCACCGGTTGCGTTTACGGCGAAGTGCCCGACGAACCGGTCATCATCAACGAAAACGGAATTCTCTTCCCCATCGACGTGAAAAACGGTCACAAGACCGGTTACTATCTGGACCAGCGCGACGCTCGCCGCCGTATTGGCGAACTTTCCAAGGGCAAGAAGGTTCTGAACTGCTTCTGCTATACCGGCGGTTTCGGGCTCTACGCTCTCCGCGGCGGTTGCGAAAAAGTTTATCAGGTGGATGTATCCAAGGACGCTCTCAAGCTCGCCAAGGAAGGCATCATGCGTAACAAGCTCAGCACCGCCCACGCCACACACGTGGAAGCTGACGTATTCCAGTACTTGCGCAAGTGCCGCGACAAGGCCGAAACCTTTGACCTCATCGTACTGGACCCGCCCAAGTTCGTAGAAAGCAAGGACAACCTCCAGAAAGGTGCCCGCGGCTACAAGGACATCAACCTGCTCGCCATGAAGCTCTTGGCCGAAGGCGGCATGCTCGCGACTTTCAGCTGCTCGGGCCTTATGGAAATGGACTTGTTCCAGAAGATTATCGCGGATGCCGCCGCCGATGCACATCGGCGCGTTCAAATCATTGAACGCTTCGGCCAACCCGCCGACCACCCCGTGAACACGGCATTCCCCGAAGGTCAGTACCTCAAGGGATTGCTCGTACAAGTCGTCTAA
- a CDS encoding TM2 domain-containing protein, translated as MPAQGEHNKWIALALCILLGYLGLHRFYEGKIWTGILWLCTGGLCGVGVVVDAILIVMKPEHY; from the coding sequence ATGCCCGCACAAGGTGAACACAACAAATGGATTGCCCTAGCCCTTTGCATTTTGCTCGGCTATCTGGGACTGCACCGCTTTTACGAAGGTAAAATCTGGACCGGAATCCTTTGGCTTTGCACAGGCGGTCTCTGTGGCGTAGGTGTCGTTGTCGACGCTATCCTTATCGTGATGAAACCGGAACACTACTAA